A genomic region of Paroedura picta isolate Pp20150507F chromosome 4, Ppicta_v3.0, whole genome shotgun sequence contains the following coding sequences:
- the CBFA2T2 gene encoding protein CBFA2T2 isoform X7: MVGIPGASQFATEKRVPVMPGSPVEVKIQSRSSPSSMPPLPPVNSSGPRSISFTPATLPNGMNHSPPTLNGAKSPPQRFSNGPSSSSSSSLTNQQLPATCGARQLSKLKRFLTTLQQFGNDISPEIGEKVRTLVLALVNSRVTIEDFHCKLQEATNFPLRPFVIPFLEANLPLLQRELLHCARAAKQTPSQYLAQHEHVLLNTNTASPADSTELLMEVNGNGKRHSPDRREESSFERDPLPSEPPPKRVCTISPAPRHSPALMLPVINSAGQFHPTPPPLQHYTLEDIATSHLYRDPGKMLEHRELRDRHSVGLNGGYQDELVDHRLTEREWADEWKHLDHVRNLNAQPPPPLNMGCTALNCIMEMVEKTRRSMAVLRRCQEADREELNYWKRRCSETTEPRKGGSDLIVRQHSPGSSDSVSSDSQREFSSRSGAAGYVTEEIWKKAEEAVNEVKRQAMSEVQKAVAEAEQKAFEMIASERARMEQTIADAKRQATEDAFLVINEQEESTESCWNCGRKASETCSGCNIARYCGSFCQHKDWERHHRICGQGLHSQVKPLPLPAGRSAATALKAVEGIPSPALEKTSATTSRSSTPASVTAIDTNGL; the protein is encoded by the exons TTGCTACTGAGAAGAGGGTACCAGTAATGCCAGGATCCCCTGTGGAAGTAAAGATACAGTCACGATCTTCTCCATCCAGCATGCCGCCGCTGCCCCCTGTCAACTCCAGTGGTCCCCGGTCCATCTCATTTACCCCTGCAACAT TACCAAATGGGATGAATCATTCTCCCCCTACACTGAATGGAGCAAAATCGCCACCTCAGAGGTTCAGCAATGGGCCGTCCtcatcgtcttcttcttcattgaccaATCAACAGCTCCCAGCTACCTGCGGGGCACGTCAGCTCAGCAAACTGAAGAGGTTCCTTACCACCCTCCAGCAGTTTGGAAATGACATTTCGCCAGAGATTGGGGAGAAGGTCCGGACACTTGTTTTAGCATTAGTG AATTCCAGGGTGACAATAGAGGATTTTCACTGCAAGCTTCAGGAGGCTACCAATTTTCCTCTCCGTCCATTTGTGATTCCATTCTTAGAG GCCAACCTTCCGCTTCTACAGAGGGAGCTGCTGCATTGTGCCCGGGCAGCCAAACAAACCCCTTCCCAGTATTTGGCCCAACATGAGCATGTCTTGCTGAACACAAACACAGCTTCCCCAGCTGACTCAACAGAGCTGCTGATGGAAGTGAATGGCAACGGGAAGAGGCACAGTCCAGACAG GAGGGAAGAAAGCAGCTTTGAGAGAGACCCACTCCCCTCGGAGCCTCCCCCCAAGAGGGTGTGCACCATTAGCCCAGCTCCCCGGCACAGCCCGGCGCTCATGCTGCCCGTCATCAACTCAGCCGGGCAGTTCCACCCTACTCCGCCCCCGCTCCAGCATTACACTTTGGAAGACATCGCAACCTCCCACTTGTACAGAGACCCCGGCAAGATGTTGGAGCACAGGGAGTTGCGAGACAGGCATAGTGTTG GGTTAAATGGAGGCTATCAGGATGAGCTTGTGGACCATCGCTTAACAGAGAGAGAATGGGCTGATGAATGGAAGCATCTTGACCATGTAAGGAACTTGAATGCACAGCCTCCACCTCCTCTTAACATGGGCTGCACA GCATTGAACTGCATCATGGAAATGGTGGAGAAGACCAGACGATCCATGGCTGTCCTCCGACGCTGCCAGGAGGCTGACAGGGAAGAGCTGAACTATTGGAAGAGACGATGCAGTGAAACAACAGAGCCACGGAAAGGAGGGAGTGACTTAATCGTGAGGCAGCACAGCCCGGGAAGCTCTGATTCAGTCAGCAGTG ATTCTCAGCGGGAGTTTAGCAGCAGGTCAGGAGCAGCCGGCTATGTCACTGAAGAGATCTGGAAGAAAGCTG AAGAAGCCGTGAATGAAGTGAAGCGCCAGGCCATGTCTGAAGTCCAGAAAGCTGTTGCAGAGGCTGAGCAGAAGGCATTTGAAATGATTGCATCGGAGAGGGCCCGAATGGAACAGACCATTGCGGATGCCAAGCGCCAGGCGACCGAGGATGCTTTTCTAGTGATCAATGAGCAGGAAGAATCCACGGAG agCTGCTGGAACTGCGGTCGCAAAGCCAGCGAGACATGCAGTGGATGCAACATTGCCCGCTACTGTGGCTCCTTCTGCCAGCACAAGGATTGGGAGAGACACCATCGGATCTGTGGGCAAGGCCTGCACAGCCAGGTCAAGCCACTCCCCTTACCAGCAGGCCGATCTGCAGCCACCGCCCTCAAAGCAGTTGAGGGGATCCCAAGTCCTGCTCTAGAGAAAACTTCGGCCACCACCTCTCGATCCTCCACTCCAGCCTCCGTGACAGCAATAGACACTAATGGACTCTGA
- the CBFA2T2 gene encoding protein CBFA2T2 isoform X4 gives MPYCKMTGANSQHPMGIQKCRVATEKRVPVMPGSPVEVKIQSRSSPSSMPPLPPVNSSGPRSISFTPATYGPLSAPPILTLATCHTERSSHHKLGITLHRSAGGAMKEGNSDVPNGMNHSPPTLNGAKSPPQRFSNGPSSSSSSSLTNQQLPATCGARQLSKLKRFLTTLQQFGNDISPEIGEKVRTLVLALVNSRVTIEDFHCKLQEATNFPLRPFVIPFLEANLPLLQRELLHCARAAKQTPSQYLAQHEHVLLNTNTASPADSTELLMEVNGNGKRHSPDRREESSFERDPLPSEPPPKRVCTISPAPRHSPALMLPVINSAGQFHPTPPPLQHYTLEDIATSHLYRDPGKMLEHRELRDRHSVGLNGGYQDELVDHRLTEREWADEWKHLDHALNCIMEMVEKTRRSMAVLRRCQEADREELNYWKRRCSETTEPRKGGSDLIVRQHSPGSSDSVSSDSQREFSSRSGAAGYVTEEIWKKAEEAVNEVKRQAMSEVQKAVAEAEQKAFEMIASERARMEQTIADAKRQATEDAFLVINEQEESTESCWNCGRKASETCSGCNIARYCGSFCQHKDWERHHRICGQGLHSQVKPLPLPAGRSAATALKAVEGIPSPALEKTSATTSRSSTPASVTAIDTNGL, from the exons TTGCTACTGAGAAGAGGGTACCAGTAATGCCAGGATCCCCTGTGGAAGTAAAGATACAGTCACGATCTTCTCCATCCAGCATGCCGCCGCTGCCCCCTGTCAACTCCAGTGGTCCCCGGTCCATCTCATTTACCCCTGCAACAT ATGGgcctctctctgcccctcccatCTTAACGTTGGCTACTTGCCACACAGAGAGATCTTCCCACCATAAGCTTGGAATAACTTTACACAGAAGCGCCGGAGGAGCCATGAAGGAAGGGAACAGTGATG TACCAAATGGGATGAATCATTCTCCCCCTACACTGAATGGAGCAAAATCGCCACCTCAGAGGTTCAGCAATGGGCCGTCCtcatcgtcttcttcttcattgaccaATCAACAGCTCCCAGCTACCTGCGGGGCACGTCAGCTCAGCAAACTGAAGAGGTTCCTTACCACCCTCCAGCAGTTTGGAAATGACATTTCGCCAGAGATTGGGGAGAAGGTCCGGACACTTGTTTTAGCATTAGTG AATTCCAGGGTGACAATAGAGGATTTTCACTGCAAGCTTCAGGAGGCTACCAATTTTCCTCTCCGTCCATTTGTGATTCCATTCTTAGAG GCCAACCTTCCGCTTCTACAGAGGGAGCTGCTGCATTGTGCCCGGGCAGCCAAACAAACCCCTTCCCAGTATTTGGCCCAACATGAGCATGTCTTGCTGAACACAAACACAGCTTCCCCAGCTGACTCAACAGAGCTGCTGATGGAAGTGAATGGCAACGGGAAGAGGCACAGTCCAGACAG GAGGGAAGAAAGCAGCTTTGAGAGAGACCCACTCCCCTCGGAGCCTCCCCCCAAGAGGGTGTGCACCATTAGCCCAGCTCCCCGGCACAGCCCGGCGCTCATGCTGCCCGTCATCAACTCAGCCGGGCAGTTCCACCCTACTCCGCCCCCGCTCCAGCATTACACTTTGGAAGACATCGCAACCTCCCACTTGTACAGAGACCCCGGCAAGATGTTGGAGCACAGGGAGTTGCGAGACAGGCATAGTGTTG GGTTAAATGGAGGCTATCAGGATGAGCTTGTGGACCATCGCTTAACAGAGAGAGAATGGGCTGATGAATGGAAGCATCTTGACCAT GCATTGAACTGCATCATGGAAATGGTGGAGAAGACCAGACGATCCATGGCTGTCCTCCGACGCTGCCAGGAGGCTGACAGGGAAGAGCTGAACTATTGGAAGAGACGATGCAGTGAAACAACAGAGCCACGGAAAGGAGGGAGTGACTTAATCGTGAGGCAGCACAGCCCGGGAAGCTCTGATTCAGTCAGCAGTG ATTCTCAGCGGGAGTTTAGCAGCAGGTCAGGAGCAGCCGGCTATGTCACTGAAGAGATCTGGAAGAAAGCTG AAGAAGCCGTGAATGAAGTGAAGCGCCAGGCCATGTCTGAAGTCCAGAAAGCTGTTGCAGAGGCTGAGCAGAAGGCATTTGAAATGATTGCATCGGAGAGGGCCCGAATGGAACAGACCATTGCGGATGCCAAGCGCCAGGCGACCGAGGATGCTTTTCTAGTGATCAATGAGCAGGAAGAATCCACGGAG agCTGCTGGAACTGCGGTCGCAAAGCCAGCGAGACATGCAGTGGATGCAACATTGCCCGCTACTGTGGCTCCTTCTGCCAGCACAAGGATTGGGAGAGACACCATCGGATCTGTGGGCAAGGCCTGCACAGCCAGGTCAAGCCACTCCCCTTACCAGCAGGCCGATCTGCAGCCACCGCCCTCAAAGCAGTTGAGGGGATCCCAAGTCCTGCTCTAGAGAAAACTTCGGCCACCACCTCTCGATCCTCCACTCCAGCCTCCGTGACAGCAATAGACACTAATGGACTCTGA
- the CBFA2T2 gene encoding protein CBFA2T2 isoform X5 encodes MPGSPVEVKIQSRSSPSSMPPLPPVNSSGPRSISFTPATYGPLSAPPILTLATCHTERSSHHKLGITLHRSAGGAMKEGNSDVPNGMNHSPPTLNGAKSPPQRFSNGPSSSSSSSLTNQQLPATCGARQLSKLKRFLTTLQQFGNDISPEIGEKVRTLVLALVNSRVTIEDFHCKLQEATNFPLRPFVIPFLEANLPLLQRELLHCARAAKQTPSQYLAQHEHVLLNTNTASPADSTELLMEVNGNGKRHSPDRREESSFERDPLPSEPPPKRVCTISPAPRHSPALMLPVINSAGQFHPTPPPLQHYTLEDIATSHLYRDPGKMLEHRELRDRHSVGLNGGYQDELVDHRLTEREWADEWKHLDHVRNLNAQPPPPLNMGCTALNCIMEMVEKTRRSMAVLRRCQEADREELNYWKRRCSETTEPRKGGSDLIVRQHSPGSSDSVSSDSQREFSSRSGAAGYVTEEIWKKAEEAVNEVKRQAMSEVQKAVAEAEQKAFEMIASERARMEQTIADAKRQATEDAFLVINEQEESTESCWNCGRKASETCSGCNIARYCGSFCQHKDWERHHRICGQGLHSQVKPLPLPAGRSAATALKAVEGIPSPALEKTSATTSRSSTPASVTAIDTNGL; translated from the exons ATGCCAGGATCCCCTGTGGAAGTAAAGATACAGTCACGATCTTCTCCATCCAGCATGCCGCCGCTGCCCCCTGTCAACTCCAGTGGTCCCCGGTCCATCTCATTTACCCCTGCAACAT ATGGgcctctctctgcccctcccatCTTAACGTTGGCTACTTGCCACACAGAGAGATCTTCCCACCATAAGCTTGGAATAACTTTACACAGAAGCGCCGGAGGAGCCATGAAGGAAGGGAACAGTGATG TACCAAATGGGATGAATCATTCTCCCCCTACACTGAATGGAGCAAAATCGCCACCTCAGAGGTTCAGCAATGGGCCGTCCtcatcgtcttcttcttcattgaccaATCAACAGCTCCCAGCTACCTGCGGGGCACGTCAGCTCAGCAAACTGAAGAGGTTCCTTACCACCCTCCAGCAGTTTGGAAATGACATTTCGCCAGAGATTGGGGAGAAGGTCCGGACACTTGTTTTAGCATTAGTG AATTCCAGGGTGACAATAGAGGATTTTCACTGCAAGCTTCAGGAGGCTACCAATTTTCCTCTCCGTCCATTTGTGATTCCATTCTTAGAG GCCAACCTTCCGCTTCTACAGAGGGAGCTGCTGCATTGTGCCCGGGCAGCCAAACAAACCCCTTCCCAGTATTTGGCCCAACATGAGCATGTCTTGCTGAACACAAACACAGCTTCCCCAGCTGACTCAACAGAGCTGCTGATGGAAGTGAATGGCAACGGGAAGAGGCACAGTCCAGACAG GAGGGAAGAAAGCAGCTTTGAGAGAGACCCACTCCCCTCGGAGCCTCCCCCCAAGAGGGTGTGCACCATTAGCCCAGCTCCCCGGCACAGCCCGGCGCTCATGCTGCCCGTCATCAACTCAGCCGGGCAGTTCCACCCTACTCCGCCCCCGCTCCAGCATTACACTTTGGAAGACATCGCAACCTCCCACTTGTACAGAGACCCCGGCAAGATGTTGGAGCACAGGGAGTTGCGAGACAGGCATAGTGTTG GGTTAAATGGAGGCTATCAGGATGAGCTTGTGGACCATCGCTTAACAGAGAGAGAATGGGCTGATGAATGGAAGCATCTTGACCATGTAAGGAACTTGAATGCACAGCCTCCACCTCCTCTTAACATGGGCTGCACA GCATTGAACTGCATCATGGAAATGGTGGAGAAGACCAGACGATCCATGGCTGTCCTCCGACGCTGCCAGGAGGCTGACAGGGAAGAGCTGAACTATTGGAAGAGACGATGCAGTGAAACAACAGAGCCACGGAAAGGAGGGAGTGACTTAATCGTGAGGCAGCACAGCCCGGGAAGCTCTGATTCAGTCAGCAGTG ATTCTCAGCGGGAGTTTAGCAGCAGGTCAGGAGCAGCCGGCTATGTCACTGAAGAGATCTGGAAGAAAGCTG AAGAAGCCGTGAATGAAGTGAAGCGCCAGGCCATGTCTGAAGTCCAGAAAGCTGTTGCAGAGGCTGAGCAGAAGGCATTTGAAATGATTGCATCGGAGAGGGCCCGAATGGAACAGACCATTGCGGATGCCAAGCGCCAGGCGACCGAGGATGCTTTTCTAGTGATCAATGAGCAGGAAGAATCCACGGAG agCTGCTGGAACTGCGGTCGCAAAGCCAGCGAGACATGCAGTGGATGCAACATTGCCCGCTACTGTGGCTCCTTCTGCCAGCACAAGGATTGGGAGAGACACCATCGGATCTGTGGGCAAGGCCTGCACAGCCAGGTCAAGCCACTCCCCTTACCAGCAGGCCGATCTGCAGCCACCGCCCTCAAAGCAGTTGAGGGGATCCCAAGTCCTGCTCTAGAGAAAACTTCGGCCACCACCTCTCGATCCTCCACTCCAGCCTCCGTGACAGCAATAGACACTAATGGACTCTGA